A single region of the Cucumis melo cultivar AY chromosome 3, USDA_Cmelo_AY_1.0, whole genome shotgun sequence genome encodes:
- the LOC103488571 gene encoding NDR1/HIN1-like protein 13 yields the protein MAELELEPVHPPPPPPDPPFFSSGTYVVQIPKDQIYRIPPPENALIVQRHRNPSVVTSSRRRSCCFRIFLPIFIVLLLIIILALLIPPLIALPKPPVFKLTKFKLTPSTRNFNINLDILNPNSAGSISFKSPSRVSLSFRKSQLATTKFPLIRQDHGSKKNVALSLRAKSAFPKELQRRMKSSKTKLHTSLSLKMNLLAETKGRLSNRRNVKFVVTCSFTVNTLGKTSRILSQDCESERQ from the coding sequence ATGGCGGAGCTGGAGCTGGAGCCGGTTCACCCTCCTCCTCCTCCGCCCGACcctcctttcttctcttctgGTACCTATGTTGTCCAAATCCCTAAAGACCAAATCTACCGTATCCCTCCCCCCGAAAATGCCCTCATCGTCCAACGTCATCGTAACCCATCCGTCGTCACCTCCTCTCGTCGTCGCTCATGTTGCTTTCGCATCTTCCTCCCTATCTTCATCGTTCTTCTCCTCATCATCATCCTAGCCCTCCTCATCCCTCCTCTTATCGCCCTTCCGAAACCCCCTGTCTTTAAGCTTACGAAATTCAAACTCACCCCGTCCACACGCAATTTCAATATCAACCTTGATATTCTTAACCCTAACTCCGCCGGCTCCATCTCCTTCAAATCCCCCTCACGTGTCTCCCTCTCCTTCCGAAAAAGCCAACTTGCCACAACTAAATTCCCTCTCATTCGTCAAGACCATGGCTCCAAGAAAAATGTCGCATTGTCACTTCGCGCCAAATCGGCGTTCCCCAAGGAGTTGCAACGGCGGATGAAAAGTAGCAAGACGAAGCTCCACACTTCCTTGTCGTTAAAGATGAATCTTCTTGCCGAAACGAAGGGACGACTGTCGAATCGTCGGAATGTCAAATTTGTTGTCACTTGTAGCTTCACTGTCAACACGTTGGGTAAAACTTCACGAATATTGTCGCAAGATTGTGAAAGTGAACGCCAATGA
- the LOC103488404 gene encoding F-box protein AUF2, with amino-acid sequence MAQQQEQQQDASSSMIHTNDHDGFDSLPDSLILLIFNSVSDVKTLIRCRAVSKRFNSLVPHSDSLSLTVDCVISSDSDSDSDSDQNSFLLSFFKSVVKSFLDLLSPILVQSETQNSPAQILRQFLQIQHLQIEFPTTDLKVERVVKWRAEFGDALKSCVILIFREIRKGAIEEDDVDYNLDFIGGLKSKVFMTISTLITASARHHVLGEVVEEHLEMESLVLRDRGGEGVVVMEKKGLEELRRWRMGDGGEVAEWRRTRTRVPSTTVRMRHRGRVEVRRGMWMEDATLVVVRPSGNCRKSGDGDVDKEDAEVAVKAFEGDDVYREAVEALLKKGKRYQLEMNSF; translated from the coding sequence ATGGcacaacaacaagaacaacaacaagaTGCTTCTTCTTCGATGATTCATACCAACGATCATGACGGCTTTGATTCTCTTCCCGATTCCCTCATTCTTCTGATCTTCAACTCTGTTTCCGATGTCAAAACTTTAATCCGTTGCAGAGCCGTTTCAAAGCGTTTCAACTCCCTCGTTCCCCATTCCGATTCCCTTTCTCTCACGGTCGATTGCGTCATTTCCTCCGACTCAGATTCCGATTCCGATTCCGACCAAAACTCCTTCCTCCTCTCTTTCTTCAAATCCGTCGTCAAATCCTTTCTCGATTTGCTTTCCCCTATTCTCGTCCAATCCGAAACACAAAACTCTCCCGCACAAATCCTCCGTCAGTTCCTTCAGATCCAGCATCTCCAGATCGAGTTTCCGACTACAGATCTCAAGGTCGAGCGAGTCGTTAAATGGAGAGCGGAGTTCGGTGACGCGCTTAAGAGCTGTGTGATTTTGATTTTTCGTGAAATTAGGAAGGGAGcgattgaagaagatgatgtgGATTACAATTTGGATTTCATTGGAGGGTTGAAATCGAAGGTGTTCATGACGATTAGTACTCTGATTACGGCGTCGGCGAGGCACCACGTGTTGGGGGAGGTGGTGGAGGAGCATTTGGAGATGGAGAGTTTGGTATTGAGAGACAGGGGAGGGGAAGGCGTGGTGGTGATGGAGAAGAAGGGTTTAGAGGAGTTGAGGAGATGGAGAATGGGAGACGGAGGAGAAGTGGCGGAGTGGAGGAGGACGAGAACGAGGGTTCCGAGCACGACGGTGAGGATGAGGCACAGGGGGAGGGTGGAGGTCCGGCGAGGGATGTGGATGGAGGATGCGACGTTGGTGGTGGTGAGGCCTAGTGGAAATTGTAGAAAGAGTGGAGATGGTGACGTGGATAAAGAGGATGCGGAGGTGGCAGTTAAGGCATTCGAGGGTGATGATGTGTACAGAGAGGCAGTGGAAGCGTTACTGAAGAAGGGGAAAAGGTATCAGTTAGAAATGAACTCTTtctag
- the LOC103488403 gene encoding uncharacterized protein LOC103488403: MKRRNHSKSKPTAPPADLLVCFPARAHLTLLPSPARAPAEPHRRHYRKAQPSPLPWAKEMSSEPTSPKVTCAGQIKIRPHAHRSTKNWQSVMEEIERIHNKKKNPIRNQNPLGFKREIVNFLSCLRGFRFDFRCFRGFPQSDITTDDEDDEEEEFEQHEPESESESESEEEPTRGRTMFSEWFMVLQEEEEETKPINNDAVSSLEFQPSSVSVPPPNALLLMRCRSAPNSLLRKPKQEQEQEQEQEEEKSKISLKLLMEEEKEMVTAKKKSLMVMDYDADFYKLSSDIAKETWVVSGSSTSSSSSRCNDDPLLRSRSWKR; this comes from the coding sequence ATGAAGAGAAGAAATCACTCCAAATCAAAGCCCACTGCTCCCCCGGCCGATCTTCTCGTCTGTTTTCCTGCACGTGCTCATCTCACTCTTCTCCCAAGTCCGGCCAGAGCTCCGGCGGAACCCCATCGTCGTCACTACCGGAAAGCTCAACCAAGTCCTCTTCCATGGGCTAAGGAGATGTCGTCGGAACCTACTTCGCCCAAGGTCACCTGCGCCGGCCAGATCAAAATCAGACCTCACGCTCATCGATCAACCAAGAATTGGCAATCGGTTATGGAAGAAATCGAGCGAATtcacaacaaaaagaaaaacccaaTTCGAAATCAAAATCCTCTCGGTTTCAAGAGAGAAATTGTTAATTTCCTCTCGTGTTTACGGGGATTCCGTTTTGATTTCCGTTGTTTCAGAGGCTTCCCTCAATCCGACATTACAacagatgatgaagatgatgaagaagaagaattcgAACAACACGAACCCGAATCCGAATCCGAATCAGAATCAGAAGAGGAACCCACAAGAGGAAGAACGATGTTCTCAGAATGGTTCATGGTTTTacaggaagaagaagaagaaaccaaACCCATAAACAACGACGCCGTTTCTTCACTCGAATTCCAACCTTCCTCTGTTTCTGTTCCTCCCCCAAATGCTCTCTTACTTATGCGTTGCAGGTCAGCCCCAAATTCTCTCTTACGAAAACCaaaacaagaacaagaacaagaacaagaacaagaagaGGAGAAATCGAAAATCAGCTTGAAGTTGTTGATGgaggaagagaaagaaatggTGACTGCGAAGAAGAAAAGCTTGATGGTAATGGATTATGACGCTGATTTTTACAAACTTTCATCAGACATTGCTAAAGAAACATGGGTTGTGAGTGGATCAAGTACtagtagcagtagtagtagATGTAATGACGATCCATTGTTGAGAAGTCGAAGCTGGAAGAGATGA
- the LOC103488402 gene encoding uncharacterized protein LOC103488402 yields MDRTTPVRKPHTSTADLLTWPELPPADSPALPSSASRSAPRSHQPSDGISKVVFGGQVTDEEVESLNKRKPCSGYKMKEMTGSGIFVGNEGDEELESGSANPLQNKTGIRMYQQTLAGISHISFGEEGSVSPKKPTTVPEVAKQRELSGNLESDADAKLKKQLSDAKCKELSGHDIFAPPPEILPRPTTARTLDLKGSIEIGEPDSRSIIPGEEPSVKTAKKIYDKKFSELSGNDIFKGDVPPSSMEKPLSVAKLREMSGNDIFADGKVETRDYLGGVRKPPGGESSIALV; encoded by the exons aTGGACAGAACCACTCCTGTTCGGAAACCTCACACCTCCACTGCTGATCTCCTCACTTGGCCCGAACTTCCTCCCGCTGATTCCCCTGCTCTTCCCTCTTCCGCTTCTCGCTCTGCTCCCCGCTCTCATCAG CCCTCCGATGGGATTAGTAAGGTCGTCTTTGGAGGCCAGGTTACGGATGAAGAGGTCGAGAGCTTGAACAAAAG GAAGCCCTGTTCTGGATATAAAATGAAGGAGATGACTGGGAGTGGAATTTTTGTTGGTAATGAAGGAGATGAAGAACTAGAATCTGGAAGCGCCAACCCTTTACAGAATAAAACAGGAATACGTATGTACCAG CAAACATTGGCTGGAATTAGTCATATATCATTTGGTGAAGAAGGTAGTGTTTCTCCTAAAAAGCCTACTACGGTACCTGAGGTTGCGAAGCAGCGTGAGTTGAGTGGGAACCTAGAAAGTGATGCCGATGCAAAGTTGAAGAAGCAGCTCTCTGATGCCAAATGCAAGGAGCTTAGTGGACATGACATATTTGCTCCTCCTCCTGAGATTTTGCCTCGACCAACAACAGCTCGCACTTTGGATCTAAAAGGAAGCATAGAGATTGGGGAGCCTGATAGT AGAAGCATAATCCCTGGAGAAGAACCTTCAGTAAAGACAGCAAAGAAGATTTACGACAAGAAATTTTCAGAGTTATCAGGAAACGACATCTTCAAAGGCGACGTTCCTCCATCGTCTATGGAGAAACCGTTGAGCGTTGCAAAGTTGCGGGAGATGAGTGGCAACGACATATTTGCAGATGGAAAGGTAGAGACCCGAGACTACTTAGGCGGGGTACGCAAACCACCAGGCGGTGAGAGCAGCATTGCCTTGGTTTAA